In the Ipomoea triloba cultivar NCNSP0323 chromosome 6, ASM357664v1 genome, one interval contains:
- the LOC116023687 gene encoding CO(2)-response secreted protease-like, with product MKRFSLLFFVYVFLFSCLVECKTTPLKQQIDGVYIVYMGAVAPSNNGAMREDQAQLVTALIKRKKNALLYTYTNGFSGFSARLTEEDARSIAQQPGVVSVFPDPILQLHTTRSWDFLHSFSDKKISAATVRPKSTRAKPSYSGEADIIIGIMDTGIWPESASFNDDGIGPIPSRWKGKCVEGDNFNSSNCNRKLIGARYYESSSARDYAGHGTHVSSTAAGSLVDDASYSGLAKGTAKGGSPSSRIAMYRVCQSFECSGSAMLKGFDDAIKDGVDVLSVSLGDPSGIKPDFTTNAIALGAFHAVEKGIVVVCSAGNSGPTPSSVVNEAPWIFTVAASTIDRDFQSQVVLGDKTVIKGGGIHFGNLTKTSLRPLATGASIKLDNNATGSMQARECAPQSLDPAKVKGKIILCETHNPSYDNDIRMNAVKSVGGVGIILIVTEQERFIATKFNIFPNSMVIEKEGNRIFNYINSTRNPVATILPTETIIGNKQAPVVISFSARGPCLTSTNLLKPDICAPGVDILAAWPTDPDLNQPFPGKNPPGYNIISGTSMACPHISGIVAAVKAHNPKFSASAIRSAIMTTAIQTNNQNAPITTSSGPNATPYDIGAGEANPTASIEPGLVYETETVDYALFLCATGYNTSQIKLISKTIPKDFQCPDKLTEDIVSSINYPSIAISKLKDGEPKTVTRTATNVGPEESVYTATIEAMTGIETTVTPNKLVFTKEKKKLTYKVTFTTSSSPKKDTFGSITWTSGKYRVRSPIVVSIE from the exons ATGAAGAGATTCTCTTTGTTGTTTTTTGTGTATGTGTTCTTGTTCTCTTGTCTCGTAGAATGTAAGACAACTCCACTAAAACAACAAATTGATGGAGTTTACATCGTCTACATGGGCGCAGTGGCTCCATCCAATAATGGCGCCATGCGAGAGGATCAAGCTCAGCTCGTCACCGCATTGATTAAAAG GAAAAAGAATGCATTGTTGTACACCTACACAAATGGCTTCTCTGGTTTTTCAGCCAGGTTGACAGAGGAAGATGCTCGATCAATTGCTCAGCAGCCGGGAGTAGTATCTGTTTTTCCTGATCCAATTCTTCAGCTCCATACAACCCGATCCTGGGATTTCCTCCACTCCTTTTCTGATAAAAAAATCTCCGCCGCCACCGTCCGCCCCAAATCAACTCGTGCTAAGCCATCATATTCTGGTGAAGCAGATATCATAATAGGCATCATGGATACag GAATTTGGCCTGAATCTGCTAGTTTCAATGATGACGGCATAGGACCAATCCCGTCCCGGTGGAAGGGAAAGTGCGTGGAAGGCGATAATTTCAACTCTTCCAACTGCAACAG GAAACTAATAGGGGCCCGATATTACGAAAGCAGTTCGGCCCGGGACTATGCCGGGCATGGAACCCACGTGTCGTCCACGGCAGCAGGGTCCCTTGTTGATGACGCGTCATACTCCGGCCTGGCTAAGGGGACTGCCAAGGGTGGGTCCCCCAGTTCGAGAATTGCCATGTACAGAGTTTGCCAGTCTTTTGAATGCTCAGGATCTGCGATGTTGAAAGGCTTCGATGATGCCATTAAGGATGGCGTGGACGTGTTGTCGGTGTCTCTAGGCGATCCCAGTGGAATCAAACCAGATTTCACAACCAACGCTATCGCCCTCGGCGCGTTCCATGCGGTGGAGAAAGGCATTGTAGTGGTCTGCTCCGCCGGAAATAGTGGGCCCACCCCTAGTAGTGTGGTCAACGAAGCTCCCTGGATTTTCACCGTCGCCGCCTCCACCATCGACCGCGATTTCCAGTCGCAAGTCGTCTTGGGCGACAAAACAGTCATTAag GGCGGAGGAATTCATTTCGGTAACCTCACCAAAACATCGCTGCGGCCATTGGCGACAGGGGCGTCAATTAAATTGGACAATAATGCTACTGGAAGCATGCAAG CAAG GGAATGTGCACCACAGTCATTAGACCCTGCAAAGGTAAAAGGGAAGATTATTCTGTGTGAAACCCACAACCCAAGTTATGACAATGACATTCGGATGAATGCGGTGAAAAGTGTAGGCGGAGTTGgaataatattaatagtcacGGAGCAGGAAAGGTTCATTGcgacaaaatttaatattttcccGAACTCTATGGTCATAGAAAAGGAAGGCAATCGAATTTTCAATTACATCAACTCAACCAG GAATCCGGTGGCAACAATCCTCCCAACTGAGACAATCATAGGAAATAAACAAGCTCCTGTGGTGATCTCCTTTTCTGCAAGAGGACCTTGCCTTACAAGTACAAATCTTCTCAAG CCAGACATTTGTGCACCTGGGGTTGACATTCTAGCAGCATGGCCTACTGACCCTGACCTCAATCAGCCTTTCCCTGGCAAGAATCCCCCAGGCTACAACATAATCTCAGGGACTTCGATGGCCTGTCCGCATATATCTGGGATTGTTGCCGCAGTCAAGGCACACAATCCAAAATTCAGTGCTTCAGCAATCAGATCAGCTATTATGACCACAG CAATACAGACAAACAATCAGAATGCACCAATAACTACATCATCTGGACCAAATGCCACGCCGTATGACATTGGCGCCGGAGAAGCAAACCCCACCGCATCCATAGAGCCCGGGCTGGTTTACGAGACCGAGACTGTAGATTACGCGTTGTTCCTCTGCGCTACAGGCTACAACACATCCCAAATCAAGCTCATCTCCAAGACCATTCCCAAGGACTTCCAGTGCCCTGATAAGTTGACAGAAGATATCGTCTCTAGCATCAACTACCCATCAATCGCCATCTCCAAACTCAAGGACGGTGAGCCTAAGACAGTTACCAGAACTGCAACCAATGTTGGTCCTGAAGAATCAGTGTACACTGCAACTATAGAAGCAATGACAGGCATTGAGACCACAGTGACACCAAACAAGTTGGTATTtacaaaagagaagaagaagctaaCTTATAAGGTGACTTTCACAACTTCATCATCTCCCAAGAAGGACACCTTTGGTTCAATTACATGGACAAGTGGTAAATATAGAGTTCGAAGTCCAATCGTTGTAAGCATTGAGTAA